In Gracilibacillus salitolerans, the sequence TTCCAATTTCATCAATTCGTTCCTCAAAAGATAATTCTTGGATCGTTGTATGTGTCCTGTTTCCTGTTATAACTTTTTCAATTTTTAATTGTGTATCAGCAATGGAAGCTACCTGAGGTAAATGTGTAATACAAAGGACTTGTGATCCGATTGAAATATTATAAATTTTATCAGCCATTGACTGCGCTACTCGTCCACTAACTCCTGTATCTACTTCATCAAATATAACACTTGTAACTCCTTGATGCTTTGAAAAAATATTTTTTAGTGCTAGCATGATCCTTGACATTTCACCACCTGAAGCAATCCGATCTAGTTCTTTTACGGGTTCCCCGGGATTTGTTGAAATTAAAAATTTCACTTGATCCATCCCATCTTCATGTGGTGTTACTTTTTTCCCTTCAAAAGGTATGCCTTTTTCTTTATTAGGAATGAATACATCGACTTGAAAATCTGTTTTATCTAAATAAAGATCCTTTAGTTCCGTCAAAACTGCTTTTTCTAGTTGTTTAGCAGCTTTTTTTCTATTGTTGTGTAATTCTTTTGCTTCTAACAATAAATCATTTGCTGCTTCCTGTACCATTTCTGCCAAATTTGCAAGATGTTGATCTCGATTTTTTATTTCGTCCAACTCTTCTTCAATTTTAGCACTATATGTCATGATTTCTTCAACATTCTGACCATATTTTCTTTTCAATTGATCAATTTCATGCAACCTTGACTCAATTAATTCTAACCGTCCTGGTTGATAATCCATTTGATCAAGGTGTTGTCTAATTTGATAAGATATTTCTTCAATTAAGTAATAATGGTCAACATATTGTTGATGCAATGTTTGAATTTCTTTATTATGTTCTCCCGCCTCTTCAAGGTTATTAGCAGCATGCGATAACCAATCTAAACCTTTTTGTTCACCATGCAACGCGTTATAGGCATCGTTTAAGTTTTTATGGATCGTTTCAAAATGATGCAATTCATTACGTTCATCAGTTAGAGCTTCATCTTCATTCGGTTGTAAGTTAGCATTTTGAATTTCATTTAATTGAAATTCCAACAAATCCATGCGTTGAGCCAATTCCTGTTCATTTTTATTGTTGGCTTCATATTTATATTTAAGTTCTTTCCACTGCTGATATAACTTTTGATAGTGCTTCTTAAAATGGGCATGCTTGGACTGATAAAAATAATCCAACAACTCCATATGTTTATCCTGATTCAATAATGCTTGTGTTTCGTGTTGGCTATGTATATCTAAGACAGATTGTCCAATTTCCTTCAATATAGCTAAAGTAATCAACTTCCCGTTAATACGGCAAATACTTTTTCCTGAATGGGAAATTGTTCGGTGGAGAACAAGCATATGATCCTCCATTATTTCAATTCCTAATTCCCTTGCCTTTTGATAAACAGGGTGCTCAGTATCATCAATGATAAACAAACCTTCTAATTCTGCCTTTTTTTCGCCGTGTCGAACATATTCAACCGATCCTCTTCCACCAATCAATAGACCCACCGCATCGATGATGATTGATTTACCTGCACCTGTTTCACCAGTTAATACCGTTAGGCCATTTTGAAATGGAATATGAAGTTCATCAATAATAGCAAAATTTTTAATGGATAATTCGGTTAACATATGCTCACCACCTTTATAACATATCTAAAAACTTGTTTTTAAGTTCATCTGCTTCTTCTGCTGTCTTACAAATGATAAGAATAGTATCATCACCACAAATACACCCTACAATTTCTTCCCAACCTAAATTATCAATTAATGCTCCCATTGCCTGAGCGTTCCCTGGTAATGTTTTCATGACAATGAAATGTGTAGCTGTATCTAAACTAATAAACGCATCCATAATAAATCGTTTGAGTTTGTTTAATGGATTAAACTTTTGATCAGCAGGCAAACTATACTTATATTTATCATCTGTAGTAGGAACCTTCACTAAATGTAATTCCTTAATATCACGTGAAATAGTTGCTTGAGTAATGCCATACCCTTGACTTCTAAGTTCCTCAACTAAATCATCTTGTGTTTCAATTTCATTTTCTGTAATGATCTCACGAATTTTAATGTGTCGTTGAGCTTTATTCATGGCTCTTCCTCCTGGTTAATTGTTCATATGAAAATGGACTACTTAACGGTAGTCCAATCGATTCTAGCGATCTAATGCCTGGTGGGATTCTGTTACTACTTTTTCCGATAAAGTCGAAAAGTCGATTTCCTCACTTAACTCGCTATCTGATTTCCCCAATAACCCTAGATATTCAATATTGCCATCACCGCCAGTAATTGGAGAAAATGTCACATCTAATATCTGAAAACCTGTTTCTTCCGCAAAAGACAATATATTTCTTAATACTTGTAAGTGCACGGAAGGATCTCTTACAATCCCTTTCTTACCTACTTGTTCTCTTCCCGCTTCAAATTGAGGTTTGATTAAGATAACGGCTTGACTGTCTAATGATAACAAATGGAAAAGGGGTGGTAGAATTAATCGTAGAGATATGAAAGAAACATCCACTGTAGCAAAATTGGGTGTCTCTTCTGTTAGCATGTCTGGTGTAACGTATCGAAAGTTAGTTCTTTCCATGACAACTACTCTTGGATCATTTCGTAATTTCCAATCTAATTGATTGTAGCCAACATCGATCGCATAACTTAAATGGACACCGTTTTGTAATGCGCAATCGGTAAATCCGCCAGTAGAAGAACCTACATCAACCATGACTTTACCATTTAAATCTAACGAAAAATATTCAATCGCTTTTTCTAATTTTAATCCACCACGTCCTACGTATGGTATCGCCTTTCCTTTTATATCAATCGGTATATCTATGTTCACCTTTGTACCAGGCTTGTCCATGCGTTGTTCTTCAGAGAAGACAAGACCAGCCATGATTGTTCTTTTTGCCTTCTCCCTAGATTCACTCAAGCCACGATCAACTATTAATTGATCTAATCTAATTTTTTTACTCATTCTTCATCATGCCCTTTTTTGCTCATCATTACTTACGGCTAATAATTTTTTTAGTTCTACAACAATTTGCTCTTTTGTCAAATTTATTTCTTCAAGCAATTCTTTCACATTACCGTGCTCAATATACTGATCAGGAATACCCATTCTTTTCATTTGAGGGTGATATCTATTTTCTTCTGCAAACTCTAGAACAGCAGAACCAAATCCACCTTTAAGTACTGCTTCTTCCACAGTTAAGATCGGGATATTTTTACGCATTCTGTCATGCAACATTTGTTCATCTAACGGCTTAATAAACCTTGCGTTAATTACTTCTACATGTATACCTTGTTTTTTCATATATTCACTCGCTGCAAGAGACATGGCAATCGTAGTTCCAAACGTTAAAATAACTGCATCAGTCCCTTGTTTTAACACTTCCCATTTACCAATAGGCAATGTTTTTAACTCTTGATCCATTTCTACACCTAACCCGTTTCCTCTTGGGAAGCGAACAGCAATAGGACCTTCATTATAAGAAATAGCTGTGTTCACCATATGTTGGCACTCATTTTCGTCTTTCGGCATCATAATCACCATATTAGGTAAATGGCGTAAGAAGGCAATATCAAAAACTCCTTGATGCGTTTCACCATCAGCCCCTACTAGTCCTGCACGGTCGATACCAAATGCAACATTCAAGTTTTGGCGACAGACATCATGAACTAATTGATCATACGCTCTTTGTAAGAAGGTAGAATATATCGCAAGAAAAGGCTTCATACCCTGCGTTGCCAGGCCAGCTGATAACGTAGTAGCATGTTGTTCTGCGATTCCTACGTCAAATAAACGATCAGGATATTTTTCCTGAAATTTATCTAACTTTGAGCCAAGTATCATTGCGGGTGTGATCACTGCAAGTCGTTCTTCTTGTCCAGCAATATTTTCTAATGTATCACTTACAACTTGGCTCCAAGCGGGCGCTGCATTAGCAGGCTTAATTTTTTCACCTGAGTCAATTTTATAAGGACCTACACCATGCCATTTATCTTTTTTATCTGATTCAGCAGGGTAATATCCTTTTCCTTTTTGCGTGATAACATGAACAAGTACAGGACCTTGTGTTTTCTTAGCGTATTCAATATTTTCTTCTAAATCTTTAAAATCATGACCGTCAACCGGTCCGAAATAAGTAAAGCCGAATTCTTCAAACAACATACCTGGAACCATAAAATATTTCATACTATCCTTTACTCGTTCTGCTGTTTGAGCGATCATACCACCGACCGCAGGAATTCTTTTTAACAGGATTTCTAATTCATCCTTGACACGATTATACTTTCCGGCACTTCTCATCCTTCCCAATGCATTGTGTAATGCCCCGACATTGCCTGCAATTGACATTTCATTATCATTGAGAATAACCGTGATATTTTTCTTCTCATGACCAATATGATTTAATGCTTCCAACGCCATACCACCTGTTAAAGCACCATCACCTATGATTGGTACAACATAATTACTATCTTTTTTCATATCACGAGCGATCGCCATACCCATAGCTGCTGATAGTGACGTTGAACTATGGCCTGTTTCCCAAACATCATGTTCGCTTTCCGTCATTTTAGGAAAACCACACAGTCCTTTATACTGTCTAAGCGTATCAAATTGGTCTGTACGCCCTGTCAGCATTTTATGAATATAGGATTGGTGTCCGACATCAAAGATTAATTTATCTTCCGGACTATTAAATTGCTTGTGTAACGCGAGTGTCAGTTCTACTACTCCTAGATTAGCGCCTAAATGGCCACCGGTTACGGATAATTTTTTAATCAAAAATTGACGAATTTCACCGGCTAAGACTTCTAGTTCTTCCGCGTTTAATTGTTTTAGAAATGTTGGATTTTTTATCTTGGTTAGATCCATGAAGGAATCCTCCCTACTATTATTCAAGATTCGCCTTATTTATTAGACAATACTTTTATTTTAAATTTTTCTTCTAAAAATGCAATTATTTTACCAACAATAAAAATGATATTGGTTGATGAATGAATGGCTAAAAACTTACCCAATGCCTTTCCACCGACAGTTAAAGCGGCGACAAGGCTTGTAAGAATTACGTTTAAGGATAAATGAAAGGAGGTCCCTTCACCATATCCAAATCCATTCGAAAGTTGCAGTACTACGATAGCAGATGCTGTTCCACTTATTATACCAGAAATATCTCCAATTACATCATTACAAAAGCTGGCAAACCGATCTGCATTTCTGACAATCTGTATCGCTTGTTTGGAACCGCTTACCCTCTCTGCTGCCATTGCATGAAATGGAACTTCATCTGCAGCAGTTGCTGCTATCCCTAGCATATCAAAAAACACGCCTATAAATACAATAATAAATACGATCACTAATCCAATGATCGACATTACTCCACTTAAGATGGATGAAGATACTATTGAAAAAATAGCCGCTAACACAAACGTGATAACGGCAATGCTTAAACTAAATTTCATCGACTTTTGCAGTTGTTGTTTATTCATATAAAAACCTCGTTAATTGGTTACATTATGTATACAGGAATGGAATGGTCATTTTCAAGGTAAAAACTGCGGCTTAGGTCCAGTAGGTTTTCCCAGACAGATACCGAGTGTTGCCACTCTGGCGGTTCCCCTTTAAACCTGTCTTAGCGCAGTCACCCAACGCTAGACTGGATTACCACTCAGTCCGCACTATAATCCCTTTTAAATGTCCTTACTTGGAACAGTCTAGGAGATTTCCTCAACAACCCTTAACCGTTTCCTAGCCTCTTTTGCAGTACGAATTTCATACAGAAAAACATGTCCTTAACTAGTGGCCATCCAGTTAGGAACACTTTGTTACCTGTAATCCCCTTCGCACCACTCAAGGCAGGCTACGCTACAAATAAGGATTCCCTGACCCTTATTACATAGGTTCATACCCCATTCCATACTTCATTCTTGGCTAAGAATAAAATACAGAGATGGGCCTCCGCGGAAGAAGGGTCGTCGCCCACATGCCTTTGTGGATCGCCCTTCAACCTTAACTCCCAGCATCGACCCAAGGCTGGGCGCCTCAAGCCGACACAAGGAACTTCATCGATGTGCCCTTTGGCGGATTTTTAGGCCCGCCTTCAGAAACGGAGGATTGACTAGAATACTGCACCATCCCATTTACATACTTTAAATATAACATGTTTCTTGTATTTTCACAATATTATTACTGGTTTCGCTCGCTTAAATAATGACTTATCAAGGCCAAATCTGTATTTGCTAAACCTACCTCTTTCAAACATCGAACAGCCTCATTAACATATTTAGTTTTATATTGCTTAGCTCCCTCTAATCCTAGAATGCTTGGATAAGTGCTTTTCTCATTATCAATATCACTGCCAACACGCTTACCAATAAGTGTTTGATCACCCTCTATGTCTAAAATATCATCTTGAATTTGAAATATGATGCCAAGATAATCCCCATAATTCTTTAAAATTTCCATTCTTTCTGATGATACACCCGCTAAGAGTCCACCAATTTCTACTGCAAATGAAATAAGTCTTCCTGTTTTCAAATGATGAATTCTTTCCAGCTTTGAAATGGAAATAGTCTGATTTTCTGCTTCCATATCCAAATATTGCCCGGCTACCATTCCTTCTAATCCACTTGCTTTCGATAACTTGGCAACAATGTTAACTTTCTCCTGATCTGTATATAAATCAGTAGTAGTAATAACGTGAAAACTATTCGTGAGTAGACCGTCTCCAGCTAAGATAGCGGTTGCTTCGTCATACTTTTTATGATTAGTTAATTGTCCCCTACGGTACATATCATCATCCATAGAAGGAAGATCATCATGTATCAGGGAGTATGTATGAATCATTTCTAAAGCAACTGCAGCAGGATATACCTTCTGTGGATCTCCACCTAATCCTTGACACGTTAATTTCATCAAAAGCGGACGTAATCTTTTTCCTCCTGCTTGAATGGAATATAGAACAGATTCTCTTAGTCGATTCGGCATATCTAATTCTGAAATGTAAGACGTTAAAGCGGTATTTAATTGTTGTTGTTCTTTATCTAACAAATTTTGTAATGATTGATCCACTTAATTTTCCTCCTGAATTTCAAAGCTCGAACGCTCATTATCCTCACGTAAAATTTCTTTCATTTGTTTCTCGGCATTTACTAATTTATCATGACATATTTTTGATAATTTGGATCCTTCTGCATAATACTCCATCGCCTTTTCTAAAGGAACTTCCCCTTCTTCCATTTTATTGACAATCGTTTCCAATTGTTCTAACGCTTCTTCAAATGATAATTCTTTCTTTTCCTCACTCATTTATTATCTCCCCTTCTAATTTCTTGTGCTCTACATTCTACAAGACCATCTGAAAGTTGGATTGTTAATTGATCATCCATTTCCACCTGATTAACACTTCGAATAATTTCATTTTCCTCAGAATATGTAATCGAATATCCTCTGCTCATAATGCGAGTTGGATTTAATAAGTTAAGCTGTGTTAAGTTCTTACTAAATAGATTTCCCTTCTGATCCACCTGTTGTTTGCTTGCACGATATAACCGCTTTAACAGATCTTGTACATGATCGTTTTGTTTTTCCAGCTGTTTATCGAGATTTAGACGTTGATAACGTTGATCCAAATATTTAAAATAGTCTCTTTTTACTTGAACTGTACGGTGTAATTGTTTCGTCAACTGATCCACTGCTCGGTCAAGTCTTTGTTCTTTTTCTTCTACTAAACGTTCAGGATATTTGAATACATATGAACTCTCCATTGAATCTAACTTTTCACGAGAGCGCTCTATCTTATTCCGAATATTGTTCTCAATAAATTGATTCATTTTCTTAAGTTTATCTAGTAATTCTAGTTGCGATGGCACAGCTAATTCAGCGGCTGCTGTTGGAGTCGGCGCACGTAAATCAGCCACCATATCACTAATCGTTACATCTGTTTCGTGTCCAACAGCTGATATGACGGGAAGTTCTGATTGAAAGATTGCTCTGACAACTTCTTCGTCATTAAAACTCCATAATTCTTCTAACGATCCGCCACCACGACCCACGATAATAAGGTCCAAGCTATCGATTTGATTTGCTTTTTTAATACCGTTTACGATAGAGGCTGGTGCCTGTTTCCCTTGTACTAAAACAGGAATAATTAAGACATTTGCAATAGGATAACGTCTTTCCATCGTTGTTAATATATCACGGATAGCAGCCCCAGTTGGTGAAGTCAATACCGCAATATGCTCAGGGTATTTCGGGAATGTCTTTTTATGTATTGGATCGAAAATTCCTTCCTTAGAGAGCTTTTTCTTTAATTGTTCGAAAGCTAAATGAAGTGCTCCGATTCCGTCTGGCTGTAATTCCTGTATATATAACTGATACTGTCCCTGTGATTCAAAGACACTGACATAACCACTTATTAATACTTTCATGCCATCCTCTGGTCGAAAAGATAGATCTTGATTCTGTCTATGGAACATTACTGCACGAATACTGGCATGATCGTCTTTAATTGTCATATACATATGACCTCTGGTATGGTGCTTAAAATTCGATATTTCACCTCGTAACCAAATGTGATTAAGATGCCTGTCTACGTCAAATTTCTTCTTTATGTATTTTGTTAGTGCAGACACCGATAAATATTTATCTTCCACAACATCATCCCTTTGAATGAATTCTCTTGCAAGAAAAGGTCATTCCAATGATAAGAATGACCTTTTCTTTCCATATTAAAATAACTGAAGCTGTGACACAAGTTAATTCTTATAATAATTCGTTCGCTTTTTTAGCGGATTTAATGGTGTTATGCATTAGCATAGTAATCGTCATTGGTCCAACACCTTTTGGAACTGGAGTGATATAGCTAGCTTTTTCCTTAGCAGAATCAAAGTCAACATCTCCCGTAAGCGAGCCATCCTCAGTTCTATTTACACCCACATCAATAACAATGGCACCATCTTTTATATGATCACCATTGATAAAATGTGCTTTCCCGACAGCAACAATTAAGATGTCAGCAGATGCTATGTATTGTTCCATATTTTTCGTACGTGAATGGCAATAGGTTACTGTTGCATTTTCACTTAAAAGCAATTGTCCTACAGGCTTCCCTACAATATTACTTCTCCCAATTACTACAGCATGCTTTCCTTCTAATGAAATATTTTTTGATTTCATCATTTGAATAATACCATATGGTGTACATGGATAGAAGGTATCTTTTCCAGTCATCATACGACCAATACTTATCGGGTGAAAGCCATCGACATCTTTCTCTGGTGAAATAGCTTCTATGATTACTTCTTCATCGATATGTGCCGGTAAGGGTAACTGAACTAAGATTCCATGGACCGAATCTTTTTTATTTAGTGTATCAATTAAGGATAATAACTCCTCTTGTGTAGTTGAATCTGGTAATTCAATTAATTCTGAGTCAACTCCTACATAATTAGACGCTTTTTGCTTTCCTTTTACGTATGATTTCGAGGCAGGATCATCACCGATCAAGACTACAGTCAACCCTGGAATAATTCCTTTACTATGAAGACCGATTACTTCTTCCTTCATTTCATCTCTTAATGATTGTGCTAACTCACTGCCGTAAATAACTTCTGCAGACACAAAATCTCCCCCTTATTTTATCATTTTTGATAATACACCATTGATAAACTTACCTGATTTTTCATCACCGAAAACATGAGCAATCTCAATTGCTTCATTGATTACTACACTTTCGGGGGCATCTTTCATATAAAATAATTCGTAAACGGCCATACGAAGTAGCGTTCTCTCTACTATGGCTACTCTTTCTAGTGACCATTTTTCTAAATGTCCTTTGATTTTTTCGTCAATTTCTTGTTTATTTGCAGCAACACCATTCACAAGGTCCAAAATAAACGAATCATGTTCATTCTCATCTAATGTATGTTCAATGGTAGTTGCTAAATCATATTCCTCTGTGTCCAACGAAAATAAAATTTGTAATGATTTCTCACGTGCAGTTCTTCGTTTCATGTACTTCTACTTCTCCTTATCACGGTCATATTCTTCACTTTCAAATGATACCATGTTATCTTTTGGAATGCCATTAAATATTATCATCCCTCGACAAAAAAAATTGATACCATCAAGATAAGGTGATTACTTATTTGGAACATTGTGAAAAGGAATAAAAGTCCTTACAGATTAATCTGTAGGACTTTTATTCCTTTAATATTGCTCTTCTTTTTCATCATTTACATGTTCCATTTGAACGCCAACAACATGCACATTAATTTCTTTAATTTGAATGGCAGTCATATTTTCTATTGCTTGCCTTACATTCAATTGGATTTTTTCAGCGACAGTAGGAACAGAATGGCCATAATCGACAACGATGTAAACATCAATAGACACAGTGTCTTCTTTGAGCTCTACTTTAATTCCTTTACCATGTGCTTTCTTCCCTAATCGTTCTGCTACTCCTGTTGCAAAGTTACCTCTCATGCTAGATACACCTGATACTTCAGTAGTTGCAATACCTGCAATCACCTCTAATACATCTGGTGCAATTTCTACTTTTCCTAAAGGAGTAGATTCACTCACGTTAAGTAATTGGTTTTCAGGCATGATAAACACCCCTTTTGACTAAAATTAGTCTTACTCATCTTCCATTATACTATATTTCTCTAAAAAACTTGTATTAAAATCACCATCGACAAACACAGGGTGTACCATCATTTTTCGATGGAATGGGATTGTAGTATAAACACCTTCTACGGCAAATTCATCCAGTGCTCGTTTCATTCGATCAACCGCTTCTTTTCTTGTTTTACCATAGGTAATTAATTTTGCAATCATCGAATCGTAATATGGCGGAATTTGATAGCCAGGATATGCTGCTGAATCGACCCTTACGCCTAAACCACCAGGTGGTAAATACATTTCTATCTTACCTGCTGACGGCATAAAATCTTTTTCAGGGTTTTCTGCATTGATGCGGCACTCCATCGCCCAACCATTAAATGTAATATCTTCCTGTTTATAGTTTAATTTGTCATTATTGGCGATGTTGATTTGTTCCTTGATTAAATCTACACCTGTAACCATTTCAGTAACGGGATGCTCTACTTGGATACGAGTATTCATTTCCATAAAATAAAACTTATTTTCTTTTTGATCGAAAATAAACTCAATTGTTCCTGCACCAGAGTATTGCACAGCTTTTGCAGCCTTAACTGCAGCTTCACCCATCGTCTTACGCATATCTTCATCAATTGCAGGAGATGGTGTTTCTTCAATTAATTTTTGTAACCTTCTTTGTACAGTACAATCGCGTTCTCCAAGGTGTATTACATTGCCATGATTATCTGCTAGAACCTGGATTTCTACATGACGGAAATCTTCGATGAATTTTTCTAAATACACGCCTGGGTTACCAAATGCTTTTTCTGCTTCATTTTGGGTTACACGGATACCTTTTGTTAATTCTTCCTCTGTACGGGCAACACGAATACCTTTACCCCCGCCACCAGCAGTTGCTTTAATAATAACAGGAAAACCTATTTCTTTGGCCACCTTAAGTCCTTCTTCTTCATCCTCAATGATACCATTTGAACCCGGTACTACTGGCACACCAGCTTCTCTCATAGTTTCTCTTGCTACATCTTTTGTACCCATTTTTTGAATAGCATAGGCACTAGGACCAACGAATGTTATATTACACGCATCACAGATCTCAGCAAAATCTGCATTCTCTGATAAGAATCCGTAACCAGGATGAATTGCATCGGTATCAGTTAATGTTGCAACACTCATAATATTAGTAAAGTTTAAATAACTGTCCGTGCTTAATTTCGGTCCAATACAATAAGCTTCATCCGCTAACTGTACATGCAATGCATCACTATCAGCTTCTGAGTATACTGCTACCGTGTCTATTCCCATTTCTTTTGCAGATCGGATAATTCTGACTGCTATTTCTCCACGGTTAGCAATTAACAGTTTCTTAATCACAATGTCATCCCCTTATGCCTTCTTAATTCGGAATAATGGTTGTCCATATTCCACTAATTCACCATTTTCTGCTAATATTTCTGTTATCGTTCCTGTTACATCTGCTTCAATTTCATTAAATAATTTCATCGCTTCTACGATACATACAATGGTATCATCACTTACTTGATCACCAACTTGAACATATACTGGTTTATCTGGTGATGGTGAACTATAGAAAGTTCCTACCATAGGTGAGACAATTTCGTGATCATAATCCGCTTTTGCTTGTGGTTCTTCATTTGATTCAGTTTCTTCAGTTGGAATTTCTGATTTTGCTGTTGCTTCCACTTTTGCTTGTGGTACTGTTTCTTCCGAATGTACTACAGGTTGTGGAGCTACATGTGTTGTAGTAACACCTGTATTTTTCTTCAGTTTAATTTTACCACCATTAGCCTCGTAAGTGAATTCTTCAATAGTCGATTGATCTAATTTGTCAATTAATTGATTGATTTCTTGTATTGTTAACATTTTTGCACCCCTTCAACATTTGTTCCAATTAATAACAGGTACTAATAACTCCTTATAACATTTTACGCAATAGATATAAAAACTGCAACCTTTGAAGTAAAAATAAAAAAAGTCCTCGAGAAGTCTCAAGGACAAGTCAAAATATATTGAAACGAAAAATGTTAGAATTAACTTGGCTTATAGCTAACATCAATTTTTATTTCCCCAAATTCATCTTTTGCATGTTGAATTATCTCATTTGCTTCTGTCGTTGAAAGGCTGTCAGCTTGAACTGTGATCACGACATTATTGTCTGATACATTGCGAACAAGCACTTCTTCATAACCATTTAAAGATTTCAATGTGCCCTCCAGAATACTTTCTTTTTTATCTAACGATTCTATTTCTTTCATTGCTTCATAAGCTTCATTCTTCTCGTCTGAACTTGTTTCACTTGAAGCAACAATATCTTCCAGTCTTTCTTTTTCCATACTTCTTTGATTGGAAATTTCCATACGGACTGCTGCGAAATATTGGTCCGAATTAATCGATGATGTATTTAAGTTTTCTGTTTCTTCCATTTCTGTTTCTTCCATTCCTGTTTCTTCTTGCTCCTCTAAAATCGATTCATCCGTTAATTGGTCCACATTGGATGATGATGTCGTTTGATCCTGCTCCTGATCTTCATCAAAATATGCCAAATCTCCTTCAGTTGGTGCATTCAGATAATACACACTTAACACAATCATTAAACTTAACATCGTTAATAACCATACTGTTTGCTTTTTTAACATAGTTTTCCCCTCCTAATAATTCTATGTGTTTTTCGGCATAACCGAAACTCTATGAGCCGGTACATCCAACACTTTGGATACGGCTTCTAATACCCATTTTTTAACTTCCAGGTTGTCCACACCATCCGCAACTACAAGTACACCTCTTACTTGTGGTTTTTTTGTCTGGACTAATAATGGAATTTCTTGTTCGCCCTGACGAATAACAACAACGGTTTGTTCTCTAGTTTCATCATCAATTTTTCTTGTACCACCATTTTGATCTGATTCATTTGTTATTTGTGAACCAATTACTAAATTTTTCTCGTACACTTGTTCATTTGTAGCATCAAGATTGACCATGACCTCTACTCCTGATACACCTGTAATTTTTTCGAGTAATTGGACTAGGTTTGTTTCATATGCTGTCTCTAAATCCCCTATCTTTGAGGTTGCATCAGACACATCTGACTGTTTCCATGTTTCATTTTCTTCATTGCCTGATGATGATTCAATCATTCTTGGAGGATCCGTTAATTGATTATCCGATTGATTGGAGCTGAATACATTA encodes:
- the recN gene encoding DNA repair protein RecN — translated: MLTELSIKNFAIIDELHIPFQNGLTVLTGETGAGKSIIIDAVGLLIGGRGSVEYVRHGEKKAELEGLFIIDDTEHPVYQKARELGIEIMEDHMLVLHRTISHSGKSICRINGKLITLAILKEIGQSVLDIHSQHETQALLNQDKHMELLDYFYQSKHAHFKKHYQKLYQQWKELKYKYEANNKNEQELAQRMDLLEFQLNEIQNANLQPNEDEALTDERNELHHFETIHKNLNDAYNALHGEQKGLDWLSHAANNLEEAGEHNKEIQTLHQQYVDHYYLIEEISYQIRQHLDQMDYQPGRLELIESRLHEIDQLKRKYGQNVEEIMTYSAKIEEELDEIKNRDQHLANLAEMVQEAANDLLLEAKELHNNRKKAAKQLEKAVLTELKDLYLDKTDFQVDVFIPNKEKGIPFEGKKVTPHEDGMDQVKFLISTNPGEPVKELDRIASGGEMSRIMLALKNIFSKHQGVTSVIFDEVDTGVSGRVAQSMADKIYNISIGSQVLCITHLPQVASIADTQLKIEKVITGNRTHTTIQELSFEERIDEIGKMITGAELTDTSRTHAKELIEMNHKK
- the ahrC gene encoding transcriptional regulator AhrC/ArgR, with amino-acid sequence MNKAQRHIKIREIITENEIETQDDLVEELRSQGYGITQATISRDIKELHLVKVPTTDDKYKYSLPADQKFNPLNKLKRFIMDAFISLDTATHFIVMKTLPGNAQAMGALIDNLGWEEIVGCICGDDTILIICKTAEEADELKNKFLDML
- a CDS encoding TlyA family RNA methyltransferase, producing the protein MSKKIRLDQLIVDRGLSESREKAKRTIMAGLVFSEEQRMDKPGTKVNIDIPIDIKGKAIPYVGRGGLKLEKAIEYFSLDLNGKVMVDVGSSTGGFTDCALQNGVHLSYAIDVGYNQLDWKLRNDPRVVVMERTNFRYVTPDMLTEETPNFATVDVSFISLRLILPPLFHLLSLDSQAVILIKPQFEAGREQVGKKGIVRDPSVHLQVLRNILSFAEETGFQILDVTFSPITGGDGNIEYLGLLGKSDSELSEEIDFSTLSEKVVTESHQALDR
- the dxs gene encoding 1-deoxy-D-xylulose-5-phosphate synthase, which codes for MDLTKIKNPTFLKQLNAEELEVLAGEIRQFLIKKLSVTGGHLGANLGVVELTLALHKQFNSPEDKLIFDVGHQSYIHKMLTGRTDQFDTLRQYKGLCGFPKMTESEHDVWETGHSSTSLSAAMGMAIARDMKKDSNYVVPIIGDGALTGGMALEALNHIGHEKKNITVILNDNEMSIAGNVGALHNALGRMRSAGKYNRVKDELEILLKRIPAVGGMIAQTAERVKDSMKYFMVPGMLFEEFGFTYFGPVDGHDFKDLEENIEYAKKTQGPVLVHVITQKGKGYYPAESDKKDKWHGVGPYKIDSGEKIKPANAAPAWSQVVSDTLENIAGQEERLAVITPAMILGSKLDKFQEKYPDRLFDVGIAEQHATTLSAGLATQGMKPFLAIYSTFLQRAYDQLVHDVCRQNLNVAFGIDRAGLVGADGETHQGVFDIAFLRHLPNMVIMMPKDENECQHMVNTAISYNEGPIAVRFPRGNGLGVEMDQELKTLPIGKWEVLKQGTDAVILTFGTTIAMSLAASEYMKKQGIHVEVINARFIKPLDEQMLHDRMRKNIPILTVEEAVLKGGFGSAVLEFAEENRYHPQMKRMGIPDQYIEHGNVKELLEEINLTKEQIVVELKKLLAVSNDEQKRA
- a CDS encoding polyprenyl synthetase family protein; this translates as MDQSLQNLLDKEQQQLNTALTSYISELDMPNRLRESVLYSIQAGGKRLRPLLMKLTCQGLGGDPQKVYPAAVALEMIHTYSLIHDDLPSMDDDMYRRGQLTNHKKYDEATAILAGDGLLTNSFHVITTTDLYTDQEKVNIVAKLSKASGLEGMVAGQYLDMEAENQTISISKLERIHHLKTGRLISFAVEIGGLLAGVSSERMEILKNYGDYLGIIFQIQDDILDIEGDQTLIGKRVGSDIDNEKSTYPSILGLEGAKQYKTKYVNEAVRCLKEVGLANTDLALISHYLSERNQ